Within the Setaria viridis chromosome 3, Setaria_viridis_v4.0, whole genome shotgun sequence genome, the region CACGTAAGAAAATATGGTAATGAGTTAACGTGGCTACCTTACCCGGCGCACCACGGTTCCATGTTTATATATAGGTCTGAAAACTTTAGTAGGAAGGAACTCGGTTTAAACAACAGCTATCCCTACCCGAGTCCTACTCTATCACATGtgagttagggggtgtttggatctttaggatctcctaaaatttatgtcacatcgaatattcggaggctaattaggaggactaaatatgagctaattataaaactaattacacagatggaggctaactcacgagacgaatctattaagcctaattaatccatcattagcacatgtttactgtagcatcacattgtcaaatcatgaactaattaggcttaatagattcgtctcgcaaattagtctccatctgtgcaattggttttgtaattagtctatatttaatactcctaattagtatctaaacatttgatgtaacagaaattttaggagggactaaaaacaaacacccccttgcaTGACTTGTAATCTAGAGTTACAATCGAGGGGGAACTACGATTTATGACAAGATCCTTCCACAGGCAACGGTGGGAACGGGAGGGAGCCACGGGGAAGAAGAATTGGGTAGCttggcacgggcacgggcacgcgGCACGCCGGGTTTTTGTAGAACAGGGGCCGGCACGCGCCTAGGGACTGACGGAATATGGGAGCTGCCTTTAACGGTttccgaggcggcggcggccgctacGGTCCCAGAAAGCACCGGACCACCGCGGGCCTCGAGTGtggccgccgggcgccgggacGTTGCAGCTGAGCTGCCGAGAGTGCGGCGTCGTGCCGCCCGGCACGGCGTGACTATGCATCGCCACTGACTCTGCCGTCTCTCTCTGACTTCGTCAAAGCACTTTGGCACGATCCTAGGTAGCAAGACACGCAATGTACAATGGAAGGGAACAAATGCTATCGGAAGATGACCGATTTTGAAAAATGACATCAGAAGATTTCGGCTCAGAATAATACCACTCAAGGATCAAACCATTTTATCTCGCCCCTAACGTGAAGCTCACGATAGTATTGCGCACGACTGCACGAGGCCTGACCGGCTGCTCGCCATGCTGCAGAACCGGCGATTGGCTCTGGACCTCTTCCGTAGTCTACTagtgttcctttttttttttttttgaaaagaaggcaCTAGTGTTCCTTGTGGAGAAGAAGGCGGGAGGTCGACCATGGCCGCCTGCTCCAGCATGTCGCCATTTCAGGGAGTGCTCTGGAACAAATTTTCCCTTCTTGACTACTCGATTGTTTGATTGTTTCCCTCCATCGAGCATTACAGCAAAAGAGCAAACTGCAGCAACACAGGACAGTACCGATGGGAGAACGGATTCACAGAAAAGCAGCACCGAGTAGTACGACGAGATCATGAGATTAAACTTCATGTTATCCAGCCCCCGAATGAACAAAATCATCACTGCGCTACACATGGATGTAAACGATTTATGGTTATGCCACCACTGCCCAAACCCCTGAACATCTAATCCATCAACTACTGAAACTGTAACAGCTTCATCTGCACCTCGCCGTCATCGTACTCAGTACAGCCCCAGCATGGTCCGCGCGAACGAAAGCGACCTcagctgccggccgccgccgggaggacgGCCGTCCGGCGGCCGCTGGCGCTCCGCATCGGCGTTAGGTAGAACCGCAGCATGCCGTTGTCCGCGTGCCCCGGCGAGTGCCGCGCGCTGCGGTTCCGCTCCAGCGCCGCGcactcctcgcgccgccgcttgACATTGCCGTGGGGGTCCACGTAGCTGTGCCTCGAGCTGCCCAGCCCGCCGCTGTTGCTGCTGAACGAGCTCCGCGCGCTCGCGTTGCTGTTGCACCGCTGCATCCGGCCGTTGTACCCGCGGACGCGCAGTTCCGGCCAGGGCTCCGAGAACGCGCGGTCCGCCGCGTccgaggcggcggagcggcgccCGGCGGCCCGGCGGTGGATCAGGCCCCAGAGGCTCCACGCTTTGCTCCACCGCCGCGGCTTCTTCGCGGGGCCGTGGAACGCGCCGTCCAGGCTGGCGGAGAAGTCCTCGACGAGGGAGCTGGTGCTGAAGCGGTGGTGGTCGAGCAGGTCTTCCGCGTGCTGGAAGTGGTAGAACTCCGAGCTGCCCATGAGAGGGGACTCCTTGCCGTTGGCagtggcggccggcgcggccacTGGCACTGGTACGGGCACGGGCACAGGAACTGGCTTTGGGTCGGTGACCTCGAAGGACCTGCGCACGGAGCTGGACCGGTCaaggctccggcgccgccggcttGACGTGTCCATGTAGTAGTCTCGCGTCTGCGCCGAACCGCCGGGGATGttggcgtcggcgtcgggctcGGGCTGGGAGTCGTCTTCCACGGGGATTTGGCCGTCGGAGCGCTCGACGATGCCGGCGGGGGAGTCCTCCAGCGCGGAGAGGATGGGAGGTAGGcgggagaccggcggcggcgcgcggccgaggccaatgccggtgccggcgccgaaCAGGTAGCCGTCCCACGACGCGCGGGGCTCGTCCCAGGAGAAGCCCACATCATCGACGGACATGCGGCCGGCGTCAACGGAGAATCTTGGGTCTGTGTCGCACGAGCGCCGGCCGCCAGCGAACTCAGAGCCGGCTCCGCCACGGTGGAAGCGGCTCCGCCGGAGGAATGAGGGCTTGGACGGCTTCTCCGGTGGGggcattgccgccgccgcagccttgCTGCCGGCGGCCTCCTGCTTCTTGATCTTCTGCTTGCGCCTCCACTTCTGCCACTTCTTGCTGAACACCGAGGCGGCGAGCCAGAAGCTCCCGGCGATCTCCTTGAGGTCCTTGGGCGGCGGCTTCTTGGGCTGCTGCGACTGCGAGGACTCGAGATCTATGTGATCCTTCATGGCCCTGACGTCCCGCACCGCGGCGTAGGCCTCGGTCTCCATCTCCCCAGACGTGTCCACCACCAAGACGGGCTCCACCACCGGAACAATCTCGTCGGAATCCTCGGCCACAGcgatctcctcctccaggaacACCTCCGGGACgcacgccggcggaggaggcggcggctgagGGGGCGGAAGGacctcggcggcgagcgccgccgcggcagcggaggatgaggccgggAAGGCGCCGAACGCCGTGCCGTCGCGGACCCGCTCGCGGTCGTCCTGGTGGAAGAGCGCCCAGAGCGTGCTCCGCCCGCGCACGTCGCAGGACCGCCGCTGCGGCTCGtacgccccgccggcgccggcgacggcggcggccagggcgtCGCCCCCGCGCCCGCAGGAGAAGGATTTGCAGCGGCGTAGGTCCGGCagcgtggaggcggcggagcccgaggggccaccaccggcggcggcggcggcgttgaacGGCCGGGAGAAGAGGGAGCGGATGGCGGAGGTGGACTTGcggcccggcgcggcggccacggcggcggaggcctcgAGCCCGGCCAGGCGCTCGCGGAGGCAGGCGGCGCAGAAGCCCGTGAAGGACTCCCCGGGGTGGAGATCGCAGGTGGTGCTCACCgaccggcgcggcggtggcactGGAGGCTCCATCTGCAGCGCCATTGAGTTGGGTTACCCTGGACAGGCGGCTAGCCGCGGGTTGCCATCACCTTCCTTCGACGCTCATGGTGGTCGTTTTGTGGATTGGGAGGGATTGGGAGAGGATGAGCGTCAGAGAAGGCGGCTAGCTGCAGAGAGGGAttgggagaggaggggggaaAGGGCGGAAGGGAAAGAGGTGAAGGGCTGAACGCCTGAACGGAATCAcgggccccgtcgccggcctctCTGagcgcgctctctctctcctcccttccACACTGTTCTTCTTTCGCTTTTCTTCCGGTGGCCTTCTTGGGGTTCGGAGCTGCTGGTTTCCTTTGCTTTTTACTCCTTTCCCAACGGAGGGGATCGAAGATCAAATGCACACGCTTTCTCACTCTAACCTCATCCACACTGTACCTCcaagttgtgtgtgtgtgtcgatCGTATTACCGCCGTGTGATCTCGCCAAGATATGCCTTTCAGAGTTCGCTTGATCCAAAGGTGATCATCGCAGCAGATTCTGCGTGCGTGGGAGCATCAATGTGAGTATGTGACCATGTCACAGGTCACAAAGTAGCATGCAAGTTTATGTGTTTACGGTCTCTTTTGAAAAAGTTTGTGTGTTACAACATGAATTTCAAACCTCCGAAGAACTCGATTTGCCCCCAACATGGTGGGAAGAaaggagagaaaggaggaagaagagaggaggagaaacGGATTATGGTTATACTTTCGAACATGGTGAGTTCTAGGGGCATCGAGCCTCATGGTTAGATGAAATTGGCTGGTGCCCCAACTAAGAGTCGAGATGGCAAAGTCTAGCGAGGGCCAGGCTACGGAGAATGTTCAGGGCTGGGCGAGTAGCCATAGTGGTTAGTAAGGTCGGATCAAGAGAATAGAACGTGGGAGAAGGGTATCACGACGTGTTTGTGAGAGCATTAGGGTTAGCGATCGAGCGGAGAGACGATAACAATAGCTTGTCGTGTAGTTATCGGAATGTCGCGCGCCAAACAGCACAACCCGGTTACAACCGCCATATTTGGGACACGGTCcaccgtgtgccaactgtcaaCCTTTATCTACCAAGTTTCTCTAAAGAAAGAAAACTTCAATCTACCAAGCCATCCAATTCAGAAAAGGAAAGTTTGGCATCGTTAACGGACCTGGTATTGATCTTCGACATTCTATTACAAGCCGTGACAAAGTTATTTGGAGTCGTGGGATCTTCATCCGCTCTAGACAGCGACCAATAAAGTCTGTGCTTGCCGTCACGTTTGGCCGTGCCAACAATTGGCACATCCGCGGATGGACGCCAACAGGACGCAACATTGTTCACCACCTACTGCTACTGTACAGCAGCTACGGCCCAAGAGTGATGTGTCATGTATGCTACTGGTATAGCACTATTCTAGCTGCAGCGTTGGATAGGGCCTAAAGGAACTCGTAGCTGCCGGACGGTAGCGTAGACATTATAATTGTGGCGTTGGCACGCTcggcagcagctagcagccAAAGAAACGTGTTAAAAAATGTTGGCACGCCAAACAACCCTCCTGTTTAGAGCAAGTGCCGGTGCTCCTTTGTTTTACCTGTACAAACTCCGTCGCCCGGATGAGCAAGCGTCGAGGGAAATCGAGCAAATGCAAGACGCACGTGTCAAAGTAGCTGATCACGTTGTGTACAGACATGAGGATAGACTAGAGTTCAGTTAGAGCAGTTAGAGTTTCGTTCCTCACCTGCACTCTCGGTCCACGATCCGTTTTCTTAGGGGTTTATTGGCACACGTTGAGCTGCACCGgtgtgtatatatgtacacCGAATGTGATCAATACAAACGTTTCGCCTGAAGATCCTAACAACCTTCCGCTgctttttcctcctcttcttccctatGGCGTCGAGTTCTGCTCCCTTCGATGGCACCAACCTCTTCGTGGCGGGGTCCGTGGCCATCTCGACGTCGACGACGCAACTCATCAACATCAAGTCTCACGTCTCCATGACTCTTGATTTTGGTGACTCCAACTTCGCCACCTAGCACACCTTCTTCAACATTGCTTTCCGCAAATTCAGCCTCGTCGACCACATTGATAGCACCATCGACACCCGCCTCATGATCGACGATGCTGAGTGGACGCAGATCAACACCTGCATGGTCTCCTGGCTCTACTCCACACTCTCCTTCGACCTCCTCTCCACTGTGATCCAGCCAGACGACAACGCCTACACTGCGTGGACCGCCATCAGCTCCCAGTTCCTCAACAACGTTGTCCAGCGCACTATCCAGGCCCGGCAGATGCTCCACGCCTTGCACCAGGCCAACATGTCCATCACCGAGTACTGCGGGAAGATCAAGGTCCTGGCGGACACGTTGCGTGATGTCAGCTCACAAATCAGGACCTTGTCATCAACTTGCTGAGCGGGTGCAGACATCATGGATCCGGCGCCGAGCGTGTTGGAGGTGGTGCCAGTGGATCACGAGGTGGCAAGCATAGCCGTGGACGCTGCCTTCTGCACCCGGTTGGCGATCCAGACCTCTTCCTGGAGAAGGAAGGACCGCGCTTGCAGAAATGTGGCAACCGCGACGCCGAGATGGTGGAGACACAGTGGGCAAACTTGTCGTTCAGCCCGTTCAGCAAGTTGACGATGAGGTCCTGATTTGTGAGGGGCGAGCCGACATCACGCAATGTGTCCGCCAGGACCTTGATCTTCCCGCAGTAATCGGTGATGGACATGTCAGCCTTGTGCAAGGTGTGGAACGCCTGCCGGGCCTGGACAGTGCGCTGGACGACATGGTCGAGGAACTGGGAGCCGATGGCGGTCCATGCAGTGTAGGTGTTGTCGTCTGGCTGGATCACGACGGAGAGGAGGTCGAAGGAGAGCGTGGAGTAGAGCCAGGAGACGATGCAGGTGTCGATCTACGTGTGGACGGCGGTGATCATGACGCGGGCGTCGATGGTGCCGTCAATGTGGTCGACAAGGCTGAATTTGCGGAAAGCAATGTTGAAGAAGGTGCGCCGGGTGATGAAGTTGGAGTCACCAAAATCAAGAGTCACGAGAACATGAGACTTGACGTTGATGAGTTACGCCGTCGACGCCGAAATGGCCACAGACCCCGCTGCGAAGGGGTTGGTGCCGTCGGAGGAGGTAGAACTCGACGTcatgggaagaagaagaggaaaacacAATGGAAGATTGTTAGGATCTTTAGGCGAATGGTACATGAAAGAGTTTGGGATGCAACGCGTTTGTATTGATCACATTCAGTGTAAATGTATACATGCCGGTGCACCTCAACGTGTGGCAAGAAACTCACGAGAAAACGGATCGTGGACTGAGAGTGCAGGCGAGGAACGGAACTCTAATTGAACTCTAGTCTATCCTCATGTCTAGACACAACGTGATCATCCTAAACTCTTTCAGCATGGGCTACACAAAACCGTAAAAAAAAGTTTACCATCAGCAAAAAGAGAAGGCGGCCAGCAACGTAGGCGAAACTGAGTTACAATCAGCAAGAAAAAGGAGGCAAAAAATTTACCatcagcaaaaaaaaagagagggaggggccaGCAACGTAGGCGAAACTGAACAAAAGTGCCGGATGCTCAGCTCTGACAGGCGGGGGTGGCCGGGCCGGCAGCTTCTGTGGCCCGTCCGGGCCACGTGAGACATCTGAGGCTAATCAATTCGTTCATCAGCGACGAGGGATGGAGGAGAGTGGAGAGCCGCCCGTCCTTGCCCCACTTCGTCATCCCCACACCCCTCTCGTGACGTAGAATTGCAGTACCATCCCGCTTCCAAGAAATGAACGATCTTTACAGAGCCTGGTTAGCTGTTTAgcacatccatgatccatctcaatgaaaaaaaaaaagataaaacccAGCCGGTGTCATCCAACCAGCTTCCGTGCATATGGATTTTCATGGGATTTGGATCAGTTCAAGACTAGGGCAACTTCAGGGAATCTCGCCGGTGGAATCTAACACCAGTGGCTTGAGCCATGCCTAAACAAATGTTACTCCAGGTGAAATCATTTCCACTACCTAGCTCGATTTAATTCAGCTTCTACCTACAGTAAAAAAACAATAATAAAGCATGACGCCCTCCCCACAAAACACAAAGCTTTCTGTTGATGACAACAGGCATGCAAGAATGAGCTCTCACTTTCCAGCTTTCCCCTTTTAACCCCACCTCCAcgtccccttcccctccccgtTTCTCACttgctcatgagtcatgacatgGCCCAGAAAAGCACGGGGGCCAGTTTGGCCATTTCCCTCAAGGCCTAAGCAAGCGCACAGCAACAAGAGAACAAAAGACCATGCATGCCATGCAGTAGGGTGTCACTGTCCCTCTCCAGCTCTCCTCCAGATTTGTCCTACTTAGGCAGGCATAAACCGAGGCCCAATCCGAGACAAAAGAGAGGCATCTGATGGCAAAAACAGCCCAGCTCAGCAGCTCCTAGCGAGCGAGCTTTGCTTAGCCATCAGTTGTGTCACCCTAGTGGAAAAGGAAGGTGTGAGAGGGAGAGTCGCACTGCACTGCACATGAAGGCAAGCCAAAGCTGTCGCCTTCTCGAGCTCAGGGAATGATAAACAATCATGGCGCCTAGCCTTTGCGTCCTTTCGATCGGGAACAGTAGTGCTACCAGTGCCCTCTCGCTCTCACCGTCGCATGTGCGATCGGCGcgggcgcctccgccgcggatCCAAGTGGACGTTGCTGGCTGTTCTCCATGTGTTCTTTAGGGATTAGGGGACTTTGAGGGAGGCCTTGGCATGGCAGGCGAGAGGCCCGAGAGTCTGAAACGGACACTGTCGCAGCGTTCTAGGAAGGAATAAGAAAGATGGGGAGCGATTAATAATCTACAGCGATCTGGATTAGGAGCAGCAAGTGAAGTCGCATCCATGATCCATGCACGAGTTCTTTAATCGCCGCCCTCTGAGATCTTTGATCAGGGCACCGAAGATTTTATTCGGAGCCGATCACGTTCGTTCCCCATCCCGATCGAACGGAGCATTGACATCGCCGATCACGCGCAATAACAAACGCGCCCACACACGACGAGATGATTGGATTGGAGAGCCTCTTCCGTGGAAAATTAAAGCTTTTGCTAAGCATGCTCGCGGTGCTTAAACGAGAGCATGCATGATGCTTGGTGTCAGTTGAGACGACAGAGGCAACGAGCCATGGATTGGATGGATGGACAGGCGGATCCATCGGTAGGGTTAGGTTATGATTGGCCTAATCGCGTCACTTGAGGCTCTACGCTTAGGCCACGGCCCTCTTTTGAGCAAGCACAAAGCGAAACCAGGGGGGGCCTTGCGCTGCGCATGCATGAACAACAGCCAGCGCAAGGGTGGGCGGCGCCCCTTTTGATCTGACCTCGGACGTGACGCGCATCGGGATCGAATCGCATCGACAGGCGGCCGAGCTCGCCGTGGCATCGCCGGCCGGACGGATGCCGCCTTTCCGGCTCGCCGTTTCCCCCTCtgccgaggaggagcaggggagCTCAGTCTGAACCGTGGCATCCAAGGACGCACGCACAAAAGAAGTGGAAATGCACATGAGAAATGTATGGGAATGAGGGAAAGGAAGAAGCGGCCCATGATTGCCCACAACATGTGGGCGGATCCGACCGGCTTTCGGGCCCAGACGGACCAACTCGTCTCTCCCTTCCAGGGCGAGAACCGCAGTGAAGTGAACTCGCCGTCGCGTCGGCTGCAGCGAAGCGAGCAGgagaggagccgaggaggaaaCGAATCGAATCCGCGGAGTGGCTCCAGACTTTCCAGTTGTTCTTCCTGGCTCGCCGCTGCGtcgtgcctttttttttctgtttccaTGCAACGCGGATCACGAAGGCAGAATGTGGGCTTGCAAGGCTTGCACCGGTTTGGCGTGGGTGCAGGGAAGAGAgcagaagattttttttttcgaaacattAAGAGAGCTGAAGATAGCGAGAAACAAGCTGAGCATCATTGCAGGGCAGGACCaggaccagcagcagcaggggagTAAAAGGAAACCGCTGGAGCCTGCCCGCGTGTGGCTGCCGCTGCATGCCTGCAACACTGCACGTTTCTGTGCCAGCCCTCGGGATTTCAGGTTTTAGTACTAGCGCTAACTTGGAATCCAGTTCCATGGACACTTGAACGGCCGCGTGAGGGTGAACATGGTGGGTTAAGCTGAGCAAATCGGGTTCTGAATGGCTGAACTTCGGATCATTGGATGGGAGTATTATATTCCCAAGACATCTGACATGGTGATTAAGAATTTGTGCAGTAAATTATTGTATGGCACTCAAtggttctctctctctcgatcgaATAGCTTGAGCAGGATCAAGCGTGTCACATCCATGGCTTGGCATGGGACGCTGTTTGAAAATAATAACACAGCGCAGCACGCCTTGGAGCCGGAGCTCCCAAACCACAGGCCCAGCAAGGGGTGGGGGCCCGGGAAAAGAGCATGCCCGTTGGCACAAAGCAAGATTTGTTTTGTACCGCCACTCCATTTGCATGGGAATCATATCAGCTCCCTTCCCCTCTCCCAGGCTCCCAGCTGGGGTTCAAGGTTCAAGTTCAATTCAAAGGCGTCGCACACCTCTACTCCAGAGTGGGGTCGGAGTAGAATACCGGTACAGTACAGAAAGCAAACGAACAACGAGTGCACCTCCTCTTTTTGCAGCCGTGCCATGCCACCACACGCAGGCCGCCAGGCCGTTCGTGCAGGGCACGGGCTACAGAGTACAGAGGCCAGTAGATTAGCAGCGGTAGCCTGGTACCAGCCCCATGTAGCCTGTACAGTAGGCGCAGTCACGCAGAGGAGCAGTGTGTACAGGTACTGGTACATGTACAGTgccaccgcagcagcagcagtagcttgCAGTGCAGAGAGCCAGAGCACGATGGCAAAGACGCGCACAGCCAGATCGGGTCGTCTCGCCTCGCCTCGGCCTCGCCGTGTGGAGGTGGCGAGGTGCACCGCCGGCAAGCAGCATGATGGAGAGGGCATCTCCGGGGCGCGCATCTCGATGCGCCGAGCCCCCAATATTACCTTTCATGATGGCGGTTTACCACGATCGCGATCGCTTTCACGCATCGAATCGCGCACGCAACGCAAAGAgccccctctttctttctttgcctGGGTCTCCCTTTGCCTAATCATTGCCGCGCGCTTGGATTTCGGGGGCACTGCCTCGCCGTCTCGCCGCCCGGCTCTGCTCTCTCTTATGTTCGTCTACGGAGTTTTTCATGGCGGATCACGGGGGATGAGGCGATAATTGGTGGCGGCGAACATGCGGGGCACGGAGGGAGGAGCATTGGATGCCCAGTTCCGGGTATGTAGCGGGAGCTGTTCGTGCGGGCGTGCAGAAGCTCGGCATCGAGAGCGCCGGGACATGCATGCCACTACAAAGGATGCCGAGATGAGGTTTGCATGTTCAGTGGTCAGTGCGACGTGGCCGTCCATATTGGGCcacttttttttgttgttcCTTTTGAGAGCTATGACTATGATGAATCACGGAGAAAGGATGCTGGACGCTTCTGCTGCAGTGACCGCAATGTGAAGCGAAGCAAAGAGCACAGTGAACTGTGGCTGCTGTACTGGTACCAAAGGCAGACAGTTTTCCATACACGCAAGATGAGTCTCCTTCTAAAGCTCATCCATTtaaggtgtttggatcctggagctaaaatttagtccgtgtcacatcagatattcggatgctaattaggaagactaaacatgagctaattacaaaactaattgcagaacccctaggctaaatcgcgagacgaatctattaagcctaattaatccatcattagcaaatgtttactgtagcactatattgtcaaatcatggactaattaggcttaatagattcatctcgtgatttagcctaggggttgtgaaattgattttgtaattagcctatgtttaatactcctaattagtatcgaaaCATTCacaagggctaaaatttaacctgggatccaaacatccccttagtcAATGTCACAGTTGGGGCACAGATCTTCCTAGGGACGGCAAATTGCTGCGGTGGTGAGATGATTGGACTTCAGGTTACAGGCGCTTAATTTACCCCGGGGCAAAACGGCGCCTGTGATCCGTTCCCGAAACGACGAAGAAAAGGCGCGCCTGAAATGGACTGGGCGTAGGTGAAAGGGCCCCTTGTGCCCAGTTGCCCTGCCCCGGCCTTACGGGATCAGATGATCAGATACGTGTGTCTTGAGGAACCAAAACCATGCCATGATGATCACATGGAGCAGTCAGAAAATCCCTTTGCTGCCTGGCAAATGAGTGCCTCAAACAGTCAAACATGCAAGCAGAACCGAACCACGCACTGGTGCAGGAAAGAatgccaggagcccaggacgaTGGCAGCGGATCGGACGCAGCGCTGCCATCTGCACCCTGCAGTGCGTGTTCGTGTACCTGCGCGTCCGGCCGTTCGTCCTCGCGTCCTGGTTGGGCTGGGATGTGACCTGGAGAGAAAGGGACGGCAGATATGCACAAGTCGTTGTCGTTCTCGTGCGAGACGCTCGGCTTAGAGTCCTGGCCTCCACCAGGGCGGGCATCGCTGGACCGGGGATGGTGGGGGAGGCGACGAGCCGAGATGGCCGCGGCGAGaactcgccgcggccgcctgaTTCCACAGGATGGGAAGAAAACGGACGACGAAATTTCACTGGATTGCTGGGGGCGAGGGAAGGCCAGATGTAACGGCCCAGCAGCAGTGGAGAGCACGGGGGGAGGTTGGGCTGCGCGCCAGTTTGCCACCGCGCTGCACTGGCCGGTTGCTCGAAGGCCTTCTTTCAGGATCTGGATCTACTAAGCTGGGCTGCTGGCCTGCAGCAGCGTGGCTGCTAAAGGGAGGGATTCTCAGCCCAAAAGTTTAACAGCCCGTTGGGGCTTGCTGCTTTACCTATTAGTTTTTCTAAGTGGGCCAGATGTAGCTCCAGCTCTTTTTCATAGAGGGTGCCACATTTTCAGATGTTCCTACTTGCTAGCCCACTTCATCGTGATTGAACTGACCACTTCATTGTTTTTCTTCGACACAGGAATGGTGTTGCTGTTTTCAGTCGTGACGCAAGAAGCCAAGGACTTTTCACCATTCACTTGTCATTTGGACGCCGAAACAAAAGTGACGGGCACAATGTATGGCAGTATTCGTCGAGCAGGCATGCACCGTTCCGGTCAAAAGATTCTACGCACCATTCATCCTCGGGTAAAAACCTTCGGCCAAGTTCAAAAGGAACGCCGTGAACATCTTCAACTCTTCAAGCCTCAACTACTACTACCACACTTCGGTGGAAGAACCAAGAATCCATCACATCCACACACACAACTCGTCTCTTGCCATAACAAGCATCAGATGCTTTGCTTGCGCCATAACCTCCTCTCTTTTCATCCCCCAAGGATGGGCTCATCTCATACGCCACGCTACGCCATGCTCTGAACCACGCTCCCTCGCAACACCCGGCGGCGCCTGCAAAAACCCGCATCAACCGTCGCCgatgccgatgccgatgccgATGAACCAACCACCACCGGCGCGGGCGCACAAGATTCGCCGAGCTTTGTTTCTTCTCCCCGGAAAAAGGAGAGAACCGGCGGTCACTTTGGCCAAAGAAAAACCAGATCGAGGAGAAAAAGGGGGCCACTTCGGCCAAACAAATACTATTTCTGCTGGGAATCTTTTCTTCCCTCCCTGGCCTTGCTCTTGTCAGCACTCGGTGTGTACTTTCTTCCCTGGCAATGGAGTTCTACATGCGTCCAAGATGTCCGTTTGGTCCCTTGTTGTGTGAGGTCATGTGATGGAGGCATAGGAAAAAGTCTGGGATTAGTTTATTTCACGGGCATCCCTTCATTACCCCAAAGAGCAACCTCGCTGCTGTTTGGATAGTTGGATCCATACCgaaaggaggtggaggaagaggtTCCAAAGCTGTGGATGGCACTTGGGAGCTGACAGTAGCACACAGCACAAGCATGCGTGAACCTAATGCCCTTGTGGGTCTGTGATTGGTCAATGTAAACCATAAACAAATAATTACAGATCTAATAATTGTACCTGTGTACTCGGCCTTTTTTTTGCAGCTCAACAAATCACGCCGTACTTATAAAGAACTCAAAAA harbors:
- the LOC117846938 gene encoding protein OCTOPUS-like; the protein is MALQMEPPVPPPRRSVSTTCDLHPGESFTGFCAACLRERLAGLEASAAVAAAPGRKSTSAIRSLFSRPFNAAAAAGGGPSGSAASTLPDLRRCKSFSCGRGGDALAAAVAGAGGAYEPQRRSCDVRGRSTLWALFHQDDRERVRDGTAFGAFPASSSAAAAALAAEVLPPPQPPPPPPACVPEVFLEEEIAVAEDSDEIVPVVEPVLVVDTSGEMETEAYAAVRDVRAMKDHIDLESSQSQQPKKPPPKDLKEIAGSFWLAASVFSKKWQKWRRKQKIKKQEAAGSKAAAAAMPPPEKPSKPSFLRRSRFHRGGAGSEFAGGRRSCDTDPRFSVDAGRMSVDDVGFSWDEPRASWDGYLFGAGTGIGLGRAPPPVSRLPPILSALEDSPAGIVERSDGQIPVEDDSQPEPDADANIPGGSAQTRDYYMDTSSRRRRSLDRSSSVRRSFEVTDPKPVPVPVPVPVPVAAPAATANGKESPLMGSSEFYHFQHAEDLLDHHRFSTSSLVEDFSASLDGAFHGPAKKPRRWSKAWSLWGLIHRRAAGRRSAASDAADRAFSEPWPELRVRGYNGRMQRCNSNASARSSFSSNSGGLGSSRHSYVDPHGNVKRRREECAALERNRSARHSPGHADNGMLRFYLTPMRSASGRRTAVLPAAAGS